A stretch of the Alnus glutinosa chromosome 6, dhAlnGlut1.1, whole genome shotgun sequence genome encodes the following:
- the LOC133870814 gene encoding probable rhamnogalacturonate lyase B isoform X2 yields the protein MSSPGVQLQVQDDQQVVILDNGILQVTFSNPEGLVTGIQYNGVDNLLEVLNDETDRGYWDLVWNVEGSSGTKGIFDRMEGTNFKVIVENEEQVELSFSRMWDTSLEGKVVPLKIDKRFVMLRGCSGFYSYAIYEHLEEWPAFNIDNTRIVFKLRKDKFNYMAIADNRQRFMPLPEDRLAGRGQALAYPEAVLLVNPVEPEFKGEVDDKYQYSRESKDNRVHGWICNDPPVGFWQITPSDEFRSAGPLKQILTSHVGPTNLAIFHSVHYSGEDLVMKFGANEAWKKVFGPIFIYLNTLTDGGDEPLLLWDNAKEQMINEVQSWPYDFPASEDFQSADQRGNVQGRLLIRDRYISEENIPGDGAFVGLAPPGDVGSWQRECKGYQFWSRADEDGYFSINNIRTGDYNLYAWVPGFIGDYQYDLPIAISSGCKIDVGNLVYEPPRDGPTLWEIGIPDRSAAEFYVPDPNPNYINKLYVNHPDRFRQYGLWERYAELYPDGDLVYTIGTSDFTKDWFFAHVTRKKDDNTYEGTTWQIKFKLDNADESGTYKLRLALATAHASELQVRINDPKANPPVFSSGLIGKDNTIARHGIHGLYWLYNVDVPGTLLLEGDNAIFLTQPKSTSPFQGLMYDYIRLEGPEIIQ from the exons ATGTCAAGTCCAGGGGTGCAATTGCAAGTTCAAGATGATCAGCAA GTGGTGATATTGGATAATGGCATACTACAGGTGACGTTCTCAAACCCAGAAGGACTCGTCACAGGAATACAGTATAATGGCGTTGATAATTTGCTCGAAGTTCTTAACGACGAAACTGACAGAGG GTACTGGGACCTTGTATGGAATGTTGAAGGGAGTTCTGGAACAAAGGGTATATTTGATAG GATGGAAGGAACAAATTTTAAGGTAATAgtggaaaatgaagaacaagtgGAGCTCTCATTCAGTAGAATGTGGGATACCTCCCTTGAGGGGAAGGTTGTTCCCCTGAAAATAGATAAAAG GTTCGTAATGCTTCGTGGTTGCTCGGGCTTCTACTCGTATGCAATTTATGAGCACTTAGAGGAATGGCCTGCTTTCAACATCGACAATACTAGGATCGTATTCAAGCTCAGGAAAGACAA GTTTAATTACATGGCAATAGCAGACAACAGGCAGAGATTCATGCCATTGCCTGAAGACCGGTTAGCGGGCAGAGGACAGGCCCTGGCCTACCCCGAAGCAGTCCTGCTTGTGAATCCCGTGGAGCCAGAGTTCAAAGGAGAG GTGGATGACAAGTATCAATACTCCCGCGAGAGCAAGGATAATCGGGTTCACGGGTGGATATGCAACGACCCACCCGTGGGGTTCTGGCAAATCACACCCAGCGATGAGTTCCGATCTGCTGGACCCCTCAAACAAATACTTACCTCCCACGTCGGTCCCACTAACCTAGCt ATATTTCACAGCGTACACTATTCAGGAGAGGATCTGGTAATGAAATTTGGAGCAAATGAGGCATGGAAGAAAGTTTTTGGCcccatttttatttatcttaatACTTTGACTGATGGAGGCGATGAACCGCTTTTACTCTGGGACAATGCTAAGGAACAG ATGATCAATGAAGTTCAAAGCTGGCCCTATGATTTTCCTGCTTCAGAGGACTTTCAATCTGCTGATCAACGGGGTAATGTTCAGGGTAGATTGCTAATCCGAGACAG GTATATTAGTGAAGAGAACATACCTGGAGACGGTGCTTTTGTGGGATTGGCACCCCCAGGGGATGTTGGATCTTGGCAAAGAGAATGCAAG GGTTACCAGTTTTGGAGTAGAGCTGATGAGGATGGCTATTTCTCTATTAATAACATACGAACGGGTGACTATAATCTTTATGCATGGGTCCCCGGTTTCATCGGTGATTACCAATATGATCTTCCAATTGCCATAAGTTcag GTTGTAAGATTGATGTGGGTAATCTTGTATATGAGCCACCAAGAGATGGCCCAACATTGTGGGAAATAGGTATTCCAGATCGCTCAGCTGCTGAATTCTATGTTCCCGATCCAAACCCAAACTATATTAACAAACTCTATGTCAATCATCCTGATAG ATTTAGGCAATACGGATTATGGGAAAGATATGCAGAACTATATCCTGATGGAGACTTGGTTTACACGATCGGGACTAGTGACTTTACAAAAGACTGGTTCTTTGCTCACGTTACCAG GAAGAAAGATGACAACACATATGAGGGAACCACGTGGCAAATTAAGTTCAAACTCGACAATGCGGATGAGAGTGGAACCTATAAATTACGATTAGCACTTGCAACTGCACATGCTTCCGAATTACAA gTACGGATAAATGATCCAAAAGCAAATCCTCCTGTATTTTCAAGCGGACTTATAGGGAAGGATAACACAATTGCGAGGCATGGAATTCATGGGCTTTACTGGCTGTACAACGTGGACGTACCTGGCACTCTGCTATTGGAGGGAGATAATGCTATTTTTCTCACACAACCAAAAAGCACTAGCCCTTTCCAGGGACTCATGTATGACTACATTCGTTTAGAGGGTCCCGAGATAATTCAATAA
- the LOC133870814 gene encoding probable rhamnogalacturonate lyase B isoform X1 yields MSRDEQPFLLGIIMDFGLWLTLLLSTFSEIAGARGRITMSSPGVQLQVQDDQQVVILDNGILQVTFSNPEGLVTGIQYNGVDNLLEVLNDETDRGYWDLVWNVEGSSGTKGIFDRMEGTNFKVIVENEEQVELSFSRMWDTSLEGKVVPLKIDKRFVMLRGCSGFYSYAIYEHLEEWPAFNIDNTRIVFKLRKDKFNYMAIADNRQRFMPLPEDRLAGRGQALAYPEAVLLVNPVEPEFKGEVDDKYQYSRESKDNRVHGWICNDPPVGFWQITPSDEFRSAGPLKQILTSHVGPTNLAIFHSVHYSGEDLVMKFGANEAWKKVFGPIFIYLNTLTDGGDEPLLLWDNAKEQMINEVQSWPYDFPASEDFQSADQRGNVQGRLLIRDRYISEENIPGDGAFVGLAPPGDVGSWQRECKGYQFWSRADEDGYFSINNIRTGDYNLYAWVPGFIGDYQYDLPIAISSGCKIDVGNLVYEPPRDGPTLWEIGIPDRSAAEFYVPDPNPNYINKLYVNHPDRFRQYGLWERYAELYPDGDLVYTIGTSDFTKDWFFAHVTRKKDDNTYEGTTWQIKFKLDNADESGTYKLRLALATAHASELQVRINDPKANPPVFSSGLIGKDNTIARHGIHGLYWLYNVDVPGTLLLEGDNAIFLTQPKSTSPFQGLMYDYIRLEGPEIIQ; encoded by the exons ATGTCACGGGATGAACAACCGTTCCTTCTAGGAATCATCATGGATTTTGGACTTTGGCTTACGCTTCTCTTATCCACT TTTTCGGAGATAGCGGGGGCGCGCGGCCGGATCACAATGTCAAGTCCAGGGGTGCAATTGCAAGTTCAAGATGATCAGCAA GTGGTGATATTGGATAATGGCATACTACAGGTGACGTTCTCAAACCCAGAAGGACTCGTCACAGGAATACAGTATAATGGCGTTGATAATTTGCTCGAAGTTCTTAACGACGAAACTGACAGAGG GTACTGGGACCTTGTATGGAATGTTGAAGGGAGTTCTGGAACAAAGGGTATATTTGATAG GATGGAAGGAACAAATTTTAAGGTAATAgtggaaaatgaagaacaagtgGAGCTCTCATTCAGTAGAATGTGGGATACCTCCCTTGAGGGGAAGGTTGTTCCCCTGAAAATAGATAAAAG GTTCGTAATGCTTCGTGGTTGCTCGGGCTTCTACTCGTATGCAATTTATGAGCACTTAGAGGAATGGCCTGCTTTCAACATCGACAATACTAGGATCGTATTCAAGCTCAGGAAAGACAA GTTTAATTACATGGCAATAGCAGACAACAGGCAGAGATTCATGCCATTGCCTGAAGACCGGTTAGCGGGCAGAGGACAGGCCCTGGCCTACCCCGAAGCAGTCCTGCTTGTGAATCCCGTGGAGCCAGAGTTCAAAGGAGAG GTGGATGACAAGTATCAATACTCCCGCGAGAGCAAGGATAATCGGGTTCACGGGTGGATATGCAACGACCCACCCGTGGGGTTCTGGCAAATCACACCCAGCGATGAGTTCCGATCTGCTGGACCCCTCAAACAAATACTTACCTCCCACGTCGGTCCCACTAACCTAGCt ATATTTCACAGCGTACACTATTCAGGAGAGGATCTGGTAATGAAATTTGGAGCAAATGAGGCATGGAAGAAAGTTTTTGGCcccatttttatttatcttaatACTTTGACTGATGGAGGCGATGAACCGCTTTTACTCTGGGACAATGCTAAGGAACAG ATGATCAATGAAGTTCAAAGCTGGCCCTATGATTTTCCTGCTTCAGAGGACTTTCAATCTGCTGATCAACGGGGTAATGTTCAGGGTAGATTGCTAATCCGAGACAG GTATATTAGTGAAGAGAACATACCTGGAGACGGTGCTTTTGTGGGATTGGCACCCCCAGGGGATGTTGGATCTTGGCAAAGAGAATGCAAG GGTTACCAGTTTTGGAGTAGAGCTGATGAGGATGGCTATTTCTCTATTAATAACATACGAACGGGTGACTATAATCTTTATGCATGGGTCCCCGGTTTCATCGGTGATTACCAATATGATCTTCCAATTGCCATAAGTTcag GTTGTAAGATTGATGTGGGTAATCTTGTATATGAGCCACCAAGAGATGGCCCAACATTGTGGGAAATAGGTATTCCAGATCGCTCAGCTGCTGAATTCTATGTTCCCGATCCAAACCCAAACTATATTAACAAACTCTATGTCAATCATCCTGATAG ATTTAGGCAATACGGATTATGGGAAAGATATGCAGAACTATATCCTGATGGAGACTTGGTTTACACGATCGGGACTAGTGACTTTACAAAAGACTGGTTCTTTGCTCACGTTACCAG GAAGAAAGATGACAACACATATGAGGGAACCACGTGGCAAATTAAGTTCAAACTCGACAATGCGGATGAGAGTGGAACCTATAAATTACGATTAGCACTTGCAACTGCACATGCTTCCGAATTACAA gTACGGATAAATGATCCAAAAGCAAATCCTCCTGTATTTTCAAGCGGACTTATAGGGAAGGATAACACAATTGCGAGGCATGGAATTCATGGGCTTTACTGGCTGTACAACGTGGACGTACCTGGCACTCTGCTATTGGAGGGAGATAATGCTATTTTTCTCACACAACCAAAAAGCACTAGCCCTTTCCAGGGACTCATGTATGACTACATTCGTTTAGAGGGTCCCGAGATAATTCAATAA